In the genome of Paenibacillus sp. FSL R5-0766, one region contains:
- a CDS encoding endo-1,4-beta-xylanase codes for MITLLVPLYWAAPSVHAAEEENTLILSHDFEDGTVQSWSGRGEVETLHASAVAARTGDYGLEVSGRAMTWHGPALDVTELLEVGQTYVFTGWVKLPAGASSTNLNMSLQRTLPDTTHYENLTFGTASAGGWTKLTAQFKMLEPANQLSVYFEVPDRATASFYVDDFRLEKLPDLGPIVIEEDIPSLQDAFAGKFRIGTAFTNNELLTEPDKQLLTKHFDSLTPGNVLKWDSTEPQEGMYNFSGSDAAVAFAAANGQEIRGHTLVWHTQTPDWVFHDANGNLVSKTVLYERMQQHIETVMERYQGQIYAWDVVNEVIDASEPDGLRRSLWYQIAGEEYIEKAFEFAHAADPDAKLFINDYNTHEPAKSQALYNLITRLQAKGVPIDGVGHQTHISLFYPTLSEIESSIVKFKALGLETHITELDVSVYSNDSQSYDIFPEELKTQQAALYKSLFQIFLRHTDTVKNVTLWGKDDANTWLRTFPVARNNWPLLFDERLQSKPAYWSVLETVQVEAVPAAPQNLTATAVSDNSINLSWSASASATSYTVNRSLTAAGPYTSVAAVSGTSYKDMAVSAGTTYYYVVNAVNSVGKSVNSVQASAKVQGGGPPEPAGNLTLAYRAGDTNLLDNQMKPQFVIHNNGTSTVSLNELTIRYWYTVDGEKQQSFFCDYAQLGGSQISGSIVKLPGPVPGADHYLELKFGTGAGVIPVGGTSGEIHTRLHKADWSNYSEGDDYSFNPLQTSFADWTKVTLYRNGELVWGVEPIS; via the coding sequence ATGATAACTTTGTTAGTTCCTTTGTATTGGGCAGCTCCATCTGTTCATGCGGCAGAAGAGGAGAATACCTTGATTCTGAGTCATGATTTTGAAGACGGCACGGTCCAGAGCTGGAGCGGACGCGGTGAAGTAGAAACGCTTCATGCAAGCGCCGTTGCAGCTCGTACCGGAGATTATGGACTGGAAGTGAGCGGGCGTGCTATGACATGGCATGGGCCAGCGCTGGATGTGACAGAACTTTTGGAGGTGGGACAGACGTATGTGTTCACTGGCTGGGTGAAGCTTCCGGCGGGAGCGTCCAGCACAAACCTCAATATGTCTTTACAGCGTACCCTGCCAGATACAACACATTATGAAAATTTAACATTCGGTACCGCATCCGCAGGCGGATGGACCAAGCTTACTGCACAGTTTAAAATGCTGGAACCAGCGAATCAGTTATCGGTTTATTTTGAAGTGCCAGACCGTGCCACAGCTTCTTTTTATGTGGATGATTTCCGATTGGAGAAGCTGCCAGATCTCGGACCCATTGTGATCGAAGAAGACATTCCTTCCCTACAGGATGCTTTTGCGGGCAAGTTTCGAATTGGGACGGCCTTCACGAACAATGAACTGCTGACCGAACCGGACAAGCAGCTGCTTACGAAGCATTTTGATAGTCTGACACCAGGCAATGTTCTGAAATGGGACAGTACCGAGCCGCAAGAGGGTATGTATAATTTCAGCGGGTCGGATGCCGCAGTTGCTTTTGCAGCAGCGAACGGACAAGAAATACGCGGGCATACCCTCGTTTGGCATACACAAACTCCGGATTGGGTATTTCACGATGCCAACGGCAATCTGGTGAGCAAAACGGTGCTGTATGAACGGATGCAGCAGCATATTGAGACGGTAATGGAGCGTTATCAAGGCCAGATCTACGCTTGGGACGTTGTGAATGAAGTCATTGATGCCTCCGAGCCGGATGGCCTGCGGCGCAGTCTGTGGTACCAGATTGCCGGGGAAGAATATATTGAGAAAGCATTTGAATTCGCCCATGCAGCCGACCCGGATGCCAAGTTGTTTATTAATGACTACAATACCCATGAGCCGGCCAAAAGCCAGGCCCTCTACAATCTGATCACTCGCCTTCAAGCCAAGGGTGTGCCTATTGACGGAGTCGGCCATCAAACACACATCAGCCTCTTTTATCCAACCCTTTCGGAAATTGAGAGTTCCATTGTTAAATTTAAGGCGCTGGGCCTCGAAACACATATTACTGAGCTTGATGTAAGTGTATATTCCAATGATTCGCAATCTTATGATATCTTCCCGGAAGAACTGAAGACACAGCAGGCGGCGCTGTACAAGTCCCTGTTCCAGATCTTCCTGAGGCATACGGACACAGTCAAAAATGTTACCTTGTGGGGCAAGGATGATGCCAATACCTGGCTACGAACCTTCCCGGTCGCCCGCAACAACTGGCCGCTGCTTTTCGACGAGCGACTCCAGTCCAAGCCAGCCTATTGGTCCGTATTAGAGACGGTTCAGGTCGAGGCAGTACCAGCCGCTCCCCAGAATCTGACCGCCACTGCGGTTAGCGACAACAGCATCAATCTAAGCTGGAGTGCATCTGCAAGTGCGACCTCCTATACGGTAAACAGGTCGCTGACAGCAGCCGGACCGTATACATCTGTGGCCGCTGTATCGGGAACAAGCTATAAGGATATGGCGGTATCTGCTGGAACCACCTACTACTATGTGGTGAATGCGGTTAACAGCGTTGGGAAGAGTGTGAACTCCGTTCAAGCTTCCGCAAAGGTCCAGGGTGGAGGGCCGCCAGAGCCTGCTGGCAATCTGACTCTAGCCTATCGTGCAGGGGATACAAATCTGCTCGATAACCAAATGAAACCGCAGTTTGTCATTCACAACAACGGTACCTCCACAGTTAGCCTGAATGAACTGACAATTCGTTACTGGTATACAGTGGACGGGGAGAAACAACAATCCTTTTTCTGTGATTATGCACAGCTTGGAGGCAGTCAGATCAGCGGCAGCATAGTGAAACTGCCTGGACCTGTTCCTGGAGCGGACCATTATCTGGAACTGAAGTTCGGTACCGGAGCAGGCGTGATCCCGGTCGGAGGAACCTCTGGGGAGATACATACCCGGTTGCACAAAGCGGACTGGTCCAATTACAGCGAAGGGGATGATTATTCCTTTAACCCGCTGCAGACCTCTTTTGCCGATTGGACCAAGGTAACTCTTTACCGGAACGGCGAGCTTGTCTGGGGAGTGGAGCCTATATCCTAA
- a CDS encoding sensor histidine kinase, whose amino-acid sequence MTKPDWKTFLPHKLRYRLFGAFVVLILLPFSVLNVYNYGQIESLVEQKISEQSHEQLVQIYGSLEDQMSIAFKTLIFLEQDSAVRNVLTSPDNRSPLENKSLVEEKFKMINNSFFLYNPSVYFTLLDFHDNVYTSYLPKKALAYGPYREQFRKHLGEMTFIKGNTDSNSFPSEELLYRWDARDTNHVLRELSSSPYLLSLYAYMKDSGGKRYGMARISIDYSYWFQSMLKDSQSNQEYFLITGNGETIARSSEKAVLSPDVTREIALHPAEAYLTDNDSDTLINYVYIESLDWYMVNRIPLAVLFTEISGLKQRYFLTFFGFTAAFVLMAFMISATFTRPLSHLQNQMKEVVRKNLKVRIPEGRSRGEVLELTRTFNTMLDDANQMINRLKAEERQKEAVHFHMLLAQMNPHFLLNTLNTMKWSAIRSGNEEISEMCVSLGKLLEVSLNSQVELVYLKDEIELVQAYLHIQRIRYRDSFEVTCEFDDKLEYALVPKLSLQPLVENAIHHGVGPLEQLGQIRIGIYRQDTGKLMLEVADNGIGMEESRRQQMTRTRPGIGLSNLKERLRLLFKGQSALEVIDTKPGTLVRFSIPFLLSTPYLQKRSD is encoded by the coding sequence ATGACAAAGCCCGACTGGAAGACCTTTTTGCCGCATAAGCTCAGGTATCGGCTGTTTGGTGCGTTTGTGGTGTTGATTCTGCTGCCATTCAGCGTACTTAATGTCTACAACTATGGACAGATCGAATCTCTGGTTGAGCAAAAAATCAGCGAACAGAGCCACGAGCAACTGGTGCAGATATATGGTTCTCTGGAGGACCAGATGAGTATTGCATTCAAAACCCTGATTTTTCTGGAACAGGATTCAGCCGTAAGAAACGTCCTGACTTCTCCAGACAATCGTTCTCCGCTTGAGAATAAGTCGTTGGTGGAAGAGAAGTTCAAGATGATCAACAACAGCTTTTTTCTATATAATCCTTCCGTGTACTTCACGCTGTTAGATTTTCATGATAACGTTTACACTTCGTATTTGCCCAAAAAAGCTCTGGCCTATGGCCCTTATCGGGAACAATTTCGCAAGCATCTTGGAGAAATGACCTTCATCAAAGGCAACACTGATTCAAACTCGTTTCCATCAGAAGAGTTGCTCTACCGCTGGGATGCCCGGGATACCAACCATGTCCTGCGGGAGCTATCCTCCAGCCCGTATCTGTTGTCCCTCTATGCGTATATGAAGGACAGTGGCGGCAAAAGGTACGGAATGGCACGGATCAGCATCGATTATTCGTACTGGTTTCAGTCTATGCTGAAGGATTCGCAGAGCAATCAGGAGTATTTCCTGATTACTGGCAATGGGGAAACGATTGCCCGCTCGTCCGAAAAAGCGGTACTTTCCCCAGATGTGACCCGGGAAATTGCACTTCATCCGGCAGAGGCCTATCTGACGGATAATGATTCAGATACGCTGATTAACTACGTATACATCGAGTCACTGGACTGGTACATGGTAAATCGTATTCCACTAGCTGTGTTGTTTACGGAGATATCGGGGCTTAAGCAGCGCTATTTTTTAACGTTTTTTGGCTTCACAGCAGCATTTGTGCTCATGGCCTTTATGATCTCGGCGACGTTCACTCGGCCTTTATCACATCTGCAGAACCAGATGAAGGAGGTTGTACGCAAAAACCTCAAGGTCCGTATCCCTGAAGGCCGCAGCCGCGGAGAAGTGCTGGAACTGACCCGTACGTTCAATACCATGCTGGATGATGCCAATCAGATGATCAACAGACTCAAGGCGGAAGAACGCCAGAAGGAAGCGGTACATTTTCATATGCTCCTGGCCCAGATGAATCCGCACTTTCTCCTGAATACATTGAATACAATGAAATGGAGTGCGATCCGCAGCGGAAATGAAGAGATCTCCGAAATGTGTGTTTCCTTGGGCAAATTACTGGAGGTCAGCCTGAATTCACAGGTTGAATTGGTATACCTGAAGGATGAGATCGAGTTGGTTCAAGCCTACCTTCATATTCAGCGGATTCGTTACCGCGATAGTTTTGAGGTGACTTGTGAATTTGACGATAAACTGGAGTATGCGCTCGTGCCCAAGCTGAGTTTGCAGCCACTGGTGGAGAATGCCATTCACCACGGTGTTGGGCCACTGGAACAGCTTGGTCAGATCCGCATTGGAATTTATAGGCAAGACACAGGAAAGCTGATGCTGGAGGTGGCAGACAACGGAATTGGAATGGAGGAATCCCGGCGTCAGCAGATGACCCGCACACGTCCGGGGATCGGCCTGTCTAACCTTAAGGAACGATTGCGATTATTGTTCAAAGGCCAAAGTGCACTTGAAGTGATTGATACCAAGCCGGGGACATTAGTGAGGTTCAGCATTCCTTTTTTATTGTCGACGCCTTACTTACAGAAGCGGTCAGACTAG
- a CDS encoding helix-turn-helix domain-containing protein, whose product MWKVLLVEDEVFVRESVREIISWEELGFTVIGESGNGTEALAMIIQDTPDLVLTDIVMPGMDGLELLKQTRQAGLKTKFVMLTCMGEFEYVRRAMEYGASNYILKLSMSVNSLRDTLRKVSAELGASAEVRTEADHHEVPPSTPVITSTPDLPNSLTVSSAPSPEPDLPFTPVREPIVKHPEISKIIQYIGQHYDQDITVKSMSRYVMMGENYVSALFKKKTGHTLIHYLHGVRMEKAAEYLRETDLPVQEIGYRVGFGSDNYFIKIFKRWTGCTPSQYRHRS is encoded by the coding sequence ATGTGGAAAGTATTACTTGTAGAGGATGAGGTATTCGTACGAGAGTCGGTGAGAGAGATTATTTCCTGGGAAGAGCTGGGCTTCACGGTCATCGGAGAATCCGGTAACGGGACCGAAGCGCTGGCGATGATTATACAGGATACACCGGATCTGGTACTGACCGATATTGTCATGCCAGGTATGGATGGTCTGGAATTACTCAAACAGACCCGTCAGGCCGGGTTAAAAACCAAGTTTGTCATGCTCACCTGTATGGGGGAGTTCGAATATGTACGCCGTGCAATGGAATACGGGGCTTCCAATTATATTTTGAAGCTGTCGATGAGTGTGAATTCACTGCGTGATACACTTCGTAAAGTAAGTGCAGAACTGGGAGCTTCGGCGGAAGTCCGAACGGAGGCAGACCATCATGAAGTGCCACCTTCCACACCGGTTATAACATCAACGCCTGATTTGCCTAATTCTCTTACGGTCTCTTCTGCGCCCTCACCTGAACCTGATCTTCCATTTACACCTGTTCGCGAGCCGATTGTGAAGCATCCGGAGATTAGCAAAATAATTCAGTATATCGGACAGCATTACGACCAGGACATTACCGTCAAATCCATGTCACGATATGTGATGATGGGCGAGAATTATGTGAGTGCTTTGTTCAAAAAGAAAACCGGTCATACCCTGATTCATTACCTGCATGGGGTACGGATGGAGAAAGCGGCTGAATACTTGCGTGAGACGGACCTTCCTGTACAGGAGATTGGTTACCGGGTAGGGTTCGGAAGTGATAATTATTTCATCAAAATATTCAAGCGTTGGACCGGTTGCACGCCCAGCCAGTATCGCCATCGTTCGTGA
- a CDS encoding ABC transporter substrate-binding protein codes for MRIKKGLTGLIVGALMLGLLAGCVGKNETNGGDNGGGAAEGKVKLTMWGAVPPENGPQEVVDTWNAEHPDIQVEYVRFVNDDDGNLKLDTALSTGQNVDLYVNYTLTNLDKRIKGGTALDLGEFTDYNIDEKMGEDAASWKVDGKYYGMPTKKNAAFFALNMKALDQAGLSVPKAWTWDEAREYALKLKTAGFKYGLVQHTASYVDPLDSVLVKNGYVKADGSSNLDDPLVTKWLETLNGMMKEDATTPPLGEQLTSKMPVENMFLGGESAMINIGEWLIRTSNNMTEFPRDWKIAFAPVPRLAAQEADMVKSGGLGDFIAINSKSKNKEAAWEFLKWYADGGMMPMAAGGRLPSSNAVDQQTAIDHLLGDYADSYDKESLEFVLYGDETPTFVRSIAQEVVDLRAQEYEKFFLGNQTAEVTVQNMVKRHNDWLKQNQ; via the coding sequence ATGAGAATCAAAAAAGGATTAACGGGGTTAATCGTAGGTGCGCTGATGCTGGGATTGCTTGCCGGCTGTGTAGGTAAAAATGAGACGAACGGTGGGGATAACGGAGGTGGAGCGGCAGAGGGAAAAGTGAAGCTCACCATGTGGGGCGCGGTGCCGCCCGAGAATGGTCCACAGGAAGTGGTGGATACCTGGAATGCGGAGCATCCTGATATTCAGGTGGAATATGTGCGGTTTGTGAATGACGATGATGGCAACCTGAAGCTGGATACGGCGCTGTCCACCGGGCAGAACGTTGACCTGTATGTCAACTATACCCTTACAAATCTGGATAAACGCATCAAGGGCGGTACAGCACTGGATCTGGGCGAGTTCACCGACTACAACATTGATGAGAAAATGGGTGAAGATGCGGCTTCCTGGAAAGTGGACGGAAAATATTACGGGATGCCAACCAAGAAAAACGCTGCCTTCTTCGCTTTAAATATGAAAGCGCTTGATCAGGCCGGACTGAGTGTACCGAAAGCCTGGACATGGGATGAAGCCCGTGAATATGCACTCAAACTGAAGACAGCTGGCTTCAAGTACGGATTGGTGCAGCATACCGCTTCCTATGTAGACCCGCTCGATTCCGTTCTGGTGAAGAACGGTTATGTTAAGGCAGACGGTTCTTCCAACCTCGATGATCCGCTCGTTACCAAATGGCTGGAGACGTTGAACGGGATGATGAAGGAGGATGCAACCACGCCTCCACTCGGGGAGCAGCTGACTTCCAAAATGCCGGTGGAAAACATGTTCCTTGGCGGTGAGTCTGCCATGATTAATATCGGCGAATGGCTGATCCGCACATCCAACAATATGACCGAGTTCCCGCGGGATTGGAAAATCGCCTTTGCCCCTGTACCGAGATTGGCTGCACAAGAAGCAGATATGGTGAAGAGTGGAGGACTTGGTGACTTTATTGCGATCAATTCCAAGTCGAAAAATAAAGAAGCCGCATGGGAGTTCCTGAAATGGTACGCCGATGGGGGAATGATGCCGATGGCTGCGGGTGGACGTTTGCCTTCCTCCAATGCCGTTGATCAACAGACTGCGATCGATCATCTGCTGGGCGATTATGCCGATTCTTATGATAAAGAGTCTCTGGAATTTGTGTTGTACGGTGACGAGACACCTACGTTTGTCCGCAGCATTGCGCAGGAAGTGGTCGATCTGCGTGCACAGGAGTATGAAAAGTTCTTCCTTGGTAACCAGACTGCCGAAGTAACGGTACAGAACATGGTCAAACGCCATAATGACTGGCTGAAGCAGAATCAATAG
- a CDS encoding sugar ABC transporter permease: MHKSWMKRQSRLGYLFIGPNMIGVLLFFIIPAVYSFYLMFTDYKFMSPETNFVGLDNIRRMLNDDLFGVALRNTFVFLLAVPVSMGLAFIVAVALNKSVYWQKTLRALYFMPYITSGVAIAFVWMLLFQPTSGPINGFLRGIGITNPPGWLSTTEWSMYAIDIIWIWFMLGYNMIIYLAALQEIPEELVEAARIDGARPWQTIRQVIWPLVSPTTFLLLITGLIMTIKNFGIIQAITQGGPGNSTTVLSLFIYQNAFRYYEMGYAAAISWALFAIIMVFTVLQWLGQKRWVHY; encoded by the coding sequence ATGCATAAATCCTGGATGAAACGGCAGAGCAGACTCGGGTATCTGTTTATTGGGCCCAATATGATTGGCGTGCTGTTGTTTTTTATTATACCGGCTGTCTATTCGTTCTATCTCATGTTCACTGATTACAAATTCATGAGCCCGGAGACGAATTTCGTCGGGCTGGACAATATCCGCCGGATGTTGAATGATGATCTGTTTGGCGTGGCGCTGCGAAATACATTTGTATTTCTGTTAGCGGTTCCGGTATCGATGGGGTTGGCATTTATCGTAGCTGTGGCGCTGAATAAGTCGGTGTACTGGCAAAAAACGCTGCGTGCCCTCTATTTCATGCCCTATATCACCAGCGGTGTTGCCATTGCTTTTGTCTGGATGCTGCTGTTCCAGCCAACATCGGGGCCAATTAATGGTTTCTTGCGCGGAATCGGTATTACGAACCCTCCCGGCTGGTTATCAACAACCGAATGGTCCATGTATGCGATTGATATCATCTGGATCTGGTTCATGCTGGGTTACAACATGATTATTTATCTGGCCGCTTTGCAGGAAATTCCGGAGGAACTGGTTGAGGCTGCACGGATAGATGGAGCCCGTCCATGGCAGACGATACGCCAAGTGATTTGGCCTCTTGTGAGTCCAACTACCTTTTTGCTGCTGATTACCGGGCTGATTATGACCATCAAAAACTTTGGTATCATTCAAGCGATTACCCAGGGTGGGCCGGGGAACAGTACAACCGTCCTGTCGCTGTTTATCTACCAGAATGCCTTCCGCTACTACGAGATGGGCTACGCTGCTGCCATTAGCTGGGCACTCTTTGCCATCATTATGGTCTTCACTGTTTTGCAGTGGCTCGGTCAGAAACGTTGGGTTCACTATTAA
- a CDS encoding carbohydrate ABC transporter permease: MEKQIAANAKPTAPHSPKVKVRMESLSQIRKIILTILMSGFALLMIMPFIWMISTSFKSPADVFTYPIQWIPSSLNWEHHIKVWSGADTFATYYLNSLKISLISTIGAVFLSAFAAYGFARIQFKGRETLFLIYLSMMMVPPQVLFVPKFLMFEWVGIYNTHWALILPGMFTIFGVFMLRQFFLSVPSEISEAAFIDGAGHLRIFFRLILPLAKPALATLAIIDFSWHWNDYENALVFLIDKDLYTVPLGLQNFILENNVDYNGMMAAATAGIIPMIIVFLVGQHYIIQGVAGSAVKG, encoded by the coding sequence ATGGAGAAACAAATTGCCGCGAATGCGAAGCCCACAGCTCCACATTCACCTAAAGTTAAAGTCCGCATGGAGTCCTTGAGCCAGATTCGAAAAATCATACTGACAATTCTGATGTCCGGGTTTGCCCTGCTGATGATTATGCCGTTCATCTGGATGATCAGCACGTCGTTCAAATCTCCTGCGGACGTATTCACCTATCCCATCCAGTGGATACCCTCCAGCCTGAACTGGGAGCATCATATTAAGGTCTGGAGCGGAGCGGATACCTTTGCGACATATTATCTGAACTCGTTGAAAATATCGCTAATTAGCACGATCGGAGCTGTATTTCTCTCAGCTTTTGCCGCTTATGGCTTCGCACGGATTCAATTCAAAGGTCGGGAGACATTGTTCCTGATCTATCTCTCAATGATGATGGTGCCGCCGCAGGTGCTCTTTGTACCGAAGTTTCTGATGTTTGAATGGGTCGGCATATATAATACGCACTGGGCATTGATCCTGCCCGGAATGTTCACGATCTTTGGGGTGTTTATGCTGCGGCAATTCTTCCTGTCAGTGCCTTCAGAGATCTCGGAAGCGGCGTTCATCGACGGTGCCGGTCACCTGCGCATATTCTTCAGGTTGATTCTGCCCTTGGCGAAGCCTGCGCTGGCTACCCTGGCGATTATCGATTTCTCCTGGCACTGGAATGACTATGAGAATGCGCTAGTGTTCCTGATCGACAAAGACCTGTACACTGTGCCGCTCGGACTGCAGAACTTTATTCTGGAGAACAATGTGGATTACAACGGCATGATGGCCGCTGCCACGGCAGGCATTATTCCGATGATCATCGTTTTTCTCGTGGGTCAGCATTATATCATCCAAGGCGTGGCCGGAAGTGCTGTGAAGGGCTGA
- a CDS encoding glutathione peroxidase, producing MPTIYDFTVTRTSGERFPLYQYEGKPVLIVNTASKCKYTHQFDDMQKLYDQYKDQGLQIIGFPCNQFAEQEPGSSSEAESFCQINYGVKFPMFSKLDVNGEAAHPLYDFLKRSGPFAGFDETDIQAKLLKLMVAEKAPEWLHGDAIKWNFTKFLIDAEGRVVRRFEPIDSIDEIQESIKQLL from the coding sequence ATGCCAACCATCTACGACTTTACCGTAACCAGAACCAGTGGAGAGCGTTTCCCGCTCTATCAATATGAAGGAAAACCTGTGCTCATCGTAAACACGGCAAGTAAATGTAAATATACGCACCAGTTTGATGACATGCAGAAGCTGTATGACCAGTACAAGGATCAAGGGCTTCAGATTATTGGTTTCCCATGTAACCAGTTTGCAGAGCAAGAGCCTGGAAGCAGTTCGGAAGCGGAATCGTTTTGCCAGATTAACTATGGTGTGAAATTTCCGATGTTCTCCAAACTGGATGTGAATGGAGAAGCGGCGCACCCGCTCTACGACTTTTTGAAAAGATCAGGGCCTTTTGCTGGCTTTGATGAAACAGATATACAGGCCAAATTATTGAAATTAATGGTGGCTGAGAAGGCACCAGAATGGTTACACGGCGATGCAATCAAATGGAATTTCACGAAATTCCTGATTGATGCAGAGGGTCGTGTGGTCAGACGCTTCGAACCTATCGACTCCATCGACGAGATTCAAGAGAGTATTAAACAGCTTCTATAA
- a CDS encoding AraC family transcriptional regulator, with translation MNVPSMMQFSASLEYSYRSTSTFNPGKTDGFHSHPHYEIYYFHDGECTYIIGDRVYNLEPGDLVLMHGLTLHRPHPKPGSAYERSTLHFDPSAIRSSLHPDRMVEVLRPFEELRNCRVNLKGDNRSEFEALLHDLHRLSQSQSNFRQERMNVRLCDLLYFVAEICQGDVQEQLPSSERERHVQHIIRYVDTHYMKDIGLDDLALELHLSKPYLAGMFKEMTGLTIFKYLYDRRINQAKLLFQFQPEITVTEASRLSGFKRLSHFSRMFKQSVGCSPDLYRTQLHRQS, from the coding sequence ATGAATGTGCCGAGCATGATGCAATTTAGTGCTTCACTGGAGTATAGTTACCGATCCACCAGCACGTTTAACCCAGGCAAGACAGATGGATTCCACTCACATCCACATTATGAGATATATTATTTTCATGATGGAGAATGTACTTACATCATAGGGGACCGGGTATATAACCTGGAGCCGGGCGATCTGGTGCTGATGCATGGCTTGACTCTTCATCGACCGCATCCGAAACCAGGCAGTGCTTATGAGCGAAGCACACTGCATTTTGATCCGTCTGCAATCCGCAGCAGCTTGCATCCGGACCGTATGGTTGAGGTCCTGAGACCATTTGAAGAACTCAGAAACTGTCGGGTCAATCTGAAGGGAGATAACCGCTCTGAATTCGAAGCTCTATTGCATGATCTTCATCGTCTGTCTCAAAGTCAGAGCAATTTCAGGCAAGAGCGAATGAATGTCAGACTGTGTGATCTGTTGTATTTTGTAGCAGAGATCTGCCAGGGTGATGTCCAGGAACAACTTCCCTCATCGGAGAGAGAGCGGCATGTCCAACACATTATTCGTTATGTGGATACCCATTATATGAAGGACATTGGTCTGGATGATTTGGCACTGGAATTACATCTGTCCAAGCCATATCTGGCAGGTATGTTTAAGGAAATGACAGGTTTGACGATATTTAAATATCTGTATGACCGTCGCATCAATCAGGCGAAGCTTTTGTTTCAGTTTCAGCCTGAGATCACCGTGACAGAAGCAAGTCGATTGTCCGGTTTCAAACGCCTTTCGCATTTTAGTCGGATGTTCAAACAAAGTGTGGGATGTTCGCCTGATCTGTACCGTACCCAATTGCATCGCCAATCATAG